From the Lolium rigidum isolate FL_2022 chromosome 2, APGP_CSIRO_Lrig_0.1, whole genome shotgun sequence genome, one window contains:
- the LOC124692545 gene encoding F-box/LRR-repeat/kelch-repeat protein At2g27520-like — protein MSRRRYSLAPAPPLDDEFLLEEILLRLPPQPSSLPRASLVCKLWRSILSDPQFLKRFRKHHREPPLLGFFTGHIAALFTAALDSPDRIPHARFSLPQRNRPDEQWFFMGCRHGLAVLINGNEREVVVWDPLTGQQHRVPFPSGMDNRLGNSFQAAVLCADAEDEHVHGDCFFCPFKLILVCTGYKHAFGSLYNSKSGVWGNIASTPTTDELSIRPSILIGNSVYWLFPGGDILAFDIERQTLGVIQKPPGAQTADYWSFQLLRTDDDSALCFANLSKLRIYIWVRKRNSYGIARWALQQKFIKLDVLFPQRMDNDYKKATMVGYDEESNVIVLGTYLGDFMLQPESMRFTRFSKRNSWDNKMHYPYTNFYTAGRGVGWKWLDLKL, from the exons ATGAGCCGCCGCCGTTACTCGCTGGCGCCAGCGCCTCCGCTGGACGACGAGTTCCTTCTGgaggagatcctcctccgcctccctccgcagCCCTCCTCCCTTCCGCGCGCCTCTCTCGTCTGCAAGCTTTGGCGCAGCATCCTATCCGACCCCCAATTTCTCAAACGCTTCCGGAAACACCACCGTGAGCCTCCTCTGCTCGGCTTCTTCACAGGCCATATTGCCGCGCTCTTCACTGCCGCCCTGGACTCGCCTGACCGCATCCCTCACGCCCGCTTTTCCCTGCCGCAGAGAAACCGCCCCGATGAACAGTGGTTCTTCATGGGCTGCCGTCACGGCCTCGCCGTCCTGATCAATGGCAATGAGCGCGAGGTTGTCGTGTGGGATCCCCTCACCGGCCAACAGCACCGCGTGCCATTTCCATCGGGTATGGACAATAGACTGGGGAATTCCTTTCAGGCCGCCGTGTTGTGCGCTGATGCTGAAGATGAGCATGTGCACGGAGATTGCTTCTTTTGTCCATTTAAATTGATTTTGGTTTGTACCGGATACAAGCATGCATTCGGTTCTCTCTACAATTCCAAGTCTGGTGTATGGGGAAATATTGCCTCGACGCCGACTACTGATGAGTTATCTATAAGGCCCAGCATCCTCATTGGGAATTCAGTTTACTGGTTGTTTCCTGGAGGTGATATCCTTGCCTTTGATATTGAAAGGCAAACCCTTGGTGTGATTCAGAAGCCGCCAGGTGCTCAGACTGCCGACTACTGGTCCTTTCAGCTCTTACGGACAGATGATGATAGTGCCCTTTGCTTTgcgaatctgtcaaaactgaGAATATATATATGGGTGAGGAAAAGGAACTCCTATGGTATCGCGAGATGGGCGCTGCAGCAGAAATTCATTAAATTGGATGTGCTCTTTCCACAAAGAATGGATAATGACTACAAAAAGGCGACAATGGTGGGGTATGATGAGGAGTCAAATGTGATTGTTCTGGGTACCTATCTTGGTGACTTCATGCTTCAACCTGAGTCAATGCGGTTTACAAGATTTTCTAAAAGAAATTCCTGGGATAACAAGATGCATTACCCCTACACAAATTTCTACACTGCAG GAAGGGGAGTTGGGTGGAAATGGTTGGATCTGAAATTGTGA